Below is a genomic region from Mesorhizobium sp. NZP2298.
CGCCATGGTCGGCGTCGAAGCCATCATTGACAAAGACGTGGCCAGCTCGCTGCTGGCGCGCCAGTTGAGCGCTGACATGCTGCTGATGCTCACGGATGTCGATGCGGTCTATCTGGGCTACGGCACGGCGGATGCCCGCGCATTGCGCAATGTCGGAGCAACTGAACTTTCGGGAAAGGATTTCCCCGCCGGCTCGATGGGACCCAAGATCAGTGCGGCAATCGAGTTCGTCCAGGCGACGGGCAATCCCGCAGCGATCGGCCGGCTTGAGGACGCGGCGGAGATCGTCGAACGGCTTCAGGGCACCTGGTTCGAACCCTAGCCTTGCCAGGCTCAGGAAATCTTGGCTACCCCTACAACGTAGTTCTTGCCATATGCCGCGGCGCATTTTGGGCAGGTCGTATAAAAGAAATACACGTCGCTGGCTTTGGGATTGCGCTGGCGCGCGAGTTCAAGCATTTCCTCGTGCCAACCCCTTACCTGCTCGAATGCCCCCTCGAACACTTTGGTGACGAAGTCGCCTGTCAGCGTAGCCATTTCCTCCTCGGGCACGGCCTTTGAAACCGAAAAAA
It encodes:
- a CDS encoding amino acid kinase family protein, encoding MAGIGAAPGNISRERPAPVGGVPVAVREDGAMVGVEAIIDKDVASSLLARQLSADMLLMLTDVDAVYLGYGTADARALRNVGATELSGKDFPAGSMGPKISAAIEFVQATGNPAAIGRLEDAAEIVERLQGTWFEP